From Haloarcula sp. CBA1127, a single genomic window includes:
- a CDS encoding amino acid ABC transporter substrate-binding protein codes for MTGKQDRRAFLKVAGSTGVLGLTGLAGCSGDGGDGGDGGSGDDGGSTGESGSGTSVITLGGSMSLTGDNADLGQLYKDAYELTIQRINESGGIEAGDGNTYELDMVLRDDGTDASQSKSIYQELIDREGIDYLLGPYSSTVTLPASAVAAQNQKPMVEGGGASPEIFAQGNEWIFGLLPTANKYAKSYIDMCLAQDSAPESIAILAEDGTFSQSTAEGARNKISNTDLELVVDQTFPSDTSDLSTNLGRVRDSGADILLLCAHQKHNIILANQMESQDVNVDAAMGTVGSLNDSFKDEAGANGDYMYGPSSWAVNADFDDPVFGKTGDFVSGIEENYDYTPDYHSAAGEAVILTFMNAFQNVDELNPTAVRDHIHQTEFSTVYGTVTFDDSGVIDKNMLVYQWQPESDLQIVYPDNVAQSAPVYPMPDWSER; via the coding sequence ATGACTGGAAAACAAGACCGACGCGCGTTTCTGAAGGTGGCAGGAAGCACAGGTGTTCTCGGACTGACGGGGCTCGCTGGCTGTTCCGGTGACGGTGGCGACGGGGGCGATGGAGGTAGTGGCGATGACGGCGGCTCTACCGGGGAAAGCGGTAGTGGAACGAGCGTCATCACCCTTGGCGGGTCGATGAGTCTCACGGGAGACAACGCCGACCTCGGGCAGTTGTACAAGGACGCCTACGAACTGACCATCCAGCGCATCAACGAGTCCGGTGGCATCGAGGCTGGCGACGGCAACACGTACGAACTGGATATGGTGCTCCGTGACGACGGGACCGACGCTTCCCAGTCGAAGTCTATCTATCAGGAACTCATCGACCGCGAGGGGATCGACTACCTGCTCGGGCCGTACTCTAGTACGGTCACCCTGCCCGCGAGCGCCGTGGCCGCACAGAACCAGAAACCGATGGTCGAGGGCGGTGGTGCGAGCCCGGAGATTTTCGCACAGGGTAACGAGTGGATTTTCGGCCTCCTGCCGACGGCGAACAAGTACGCCAAGAGCTACATCGATATGTGCCTCGCGCAGGACTCAGCACCCGAGTCTATCGCGATTCTTGCCGAGGACGGCACGTTCAGCCAGTCGACTGCGGAGGGTGCACGTAACAAAATCAGCAACACAGATCTGGAACTGGTTGTCGACCAGACGTTCCCGTCCGATACGTCTGATCTCTCGACGAACCTCGGCAGGGTCCGGGACAGTGGCGCAGATATCCTCCTGTTGTGTGCCCACCAGAAGCACAACATCATCCTGGCTAACCAGATGGAGAGTCAGGACGTCAACGTCGATGCGGCGATGGGAACCGTCGGGAGCCTCAACGACTCGTTCAAGGATGAGGCCGGCGCGAACGGCGACTACATGTACGGGCCATCCTCGTGGGCAGTCAACGCGGACTTCGACGACCCGGTGTTCGGCAAAACCGGCGACTTCGTCTCCGGCATCGAGGAGAACTACGACTACACGCCGGACTACCACAGTGCGGCTGGCGAGGCGGTCATCCTCACCTTCATGAACGCCTTCCAGAACGTCGACGAACTCAACCCGACGGCGGTCCGGGACCACATCCACCAGACCGAGTTCTCGACAGTGTACGGCACCGTCACCTTCGATGACAGCGGCGTCATCGACAAGAACATGCTGGTCTACCAGTGGCAGCCTGAGTCCGACCTTCAGATAGTGTACCCGGACAACGTGGCGCAGTCTGCTCCGGTGTACCCGATGCCTGACTGGAGCGAGCGCTGA
- a CDS encoding universal stress protein gives MYTILVPVDADEDRARGQAAFVAELPSAETEIEAVITHALTKEEAEAPEEIRNVERISTVRLVRDYLEDQDVDVQLAEGQQPPADGIIELADEFDADQIVMGSRKRSPTGKAVFGSVSQQVLLEADDPVTVVGSREE, from the coding sequence ATGTACACAATACTTGTTCCAGTCGATGCCGATGAGGACCGCGCCCGTGGCCAGGCCGCATTCGTCGCGGAGCTACCGTCTGCTGAGACCGAGATCGAGGCCGTGATCACGCACGCCCTGACCAAAGAAGAGGCGGAAGCGCCCGAGGAGATACGCAACGTCGAGCGGATCTCGACGGTCAGGCTCGTGCGCGATTACCTTGAAGACCAGGACGTCGACGTCCAACTGGCAGAGGGGCAGCAGCCGCCGGCCGACGGCATCATCGAGCTGGCTGACGAGTTCGATGCCGACCAGATCGTCATGGGGTCGCGAAAGCGGTCGCCGACCGGCAAGGCCGTGTTCGGGAGCGTTTCCCAGCAGGTCCTGCTTGAGGCAGACGACCCGGTCACCGTCGTCGGGTCCCGAGAGGAGTGA
- a CDS encoding branched-chain amino acid ABC transporter permease produces MSTSDEESRGVLRSVLPPEQVDRFLSTCDAYGWQLLAVSTLAAAALPLLGLEAGYRMTVFTEMFLFAILALSWDLVGGQTGYPSFGNMAFFGIGAYATAILTKDFALSFPVAFLLAGLLAVTFAAVIGVIVLRLRGHYFAIATLGVLLAAQQISRNLDITGGASGKILLQTPSGETFYYLFLGVLVVEMALVYYLSGTRFGFVLNAIRDDEEKATAMGFNTTYYKTAAWMLAGLFTGFAGAAYSLFNTFIDPQTAYNGAWNVELIAMALLGGSGTVAGPVLGAFGLHTIIELVETYAVGWQLVLLGGAVIITVIGFPNGVVGTLSEYASQMDYYKHGGMAATDTDDGSEVSADE; encoded by the coding sequence ATGAGCACGAGCGATGAGGAGTCTCGGGGCGTCCTCCGGTCGGTCCTTCCGCCCGAACAGGTCGACCGGTTCCTCAGTACGTGTGACGCCTACGGCTGGCAACTGCTGGCCGTCAGCACGCTCGCCGCGGCCGCGTTGCCGCTACTGGGGCTGGAGGCTGGCTATCGGATGACCGTCTTCACCGAGATGTTCTTATTTGCCATCTTGGCGCTGTCCTGGGACCTCGTCGGCGGACAGACCGGCTATCCGAGCTTTGGGAACATGGCGTTTTTCGGTATCGGGGCGTACGCGACGGCAATTCTAACAAAAGACTTCGCGCTCTCGTTCCCGGTCGCGTTCCTCTTAGCCGGCCTGCTGGCGGTGACCTTCGCGGCCGTCATCGGCGTCATCGTCCTCAGGCTCCGCGGCCACTACTTCGCTATCGCTACGCTCGGCGTCTTGCTGGCCGCGCAGCAGATCTCCCGGAACCTCGATATCACCGGCGGGGCCAGCGGAAAAATCCTGCTCCAGACGCCGTCGGGCGAGACCTTCTACTACCTCTTCCTGGGGGTTCTCGTCGTCGAGATGGCGCTCGTGTACTACCTCTCGGGGACGCGCTTTGGCTTCGTCCTGAACGCAATCCGCGACGACGAGGAGAAGGCCACGGCGATGGGGTTCAATACCACCTACTACAAGACGGCCGCGTGGATGCTGGCCGGCCTGTTCACAGGCTTTGCCGGCGCCGCGTACAGCCTGTTCAACACGTTCATCGACCCCCAGACGGCCTACAACGGCGCGTGGAACGTGGAACTCATCGCGATGGCGCTGCTGGGCGGGTCCGGCACTGTCGCCGGCCCCGTTCTCGGTGCCTTCGGTCTCCACACCATCATCGAACTCGTGGAGACGTACGCAGTTGGGTGGCAACTCGTCCTGCTCGGTGGAGCTGTCATCATCACGGTCATTGGCTTCCCCAATGGTGTCGTCGGAACGCTCAGCGAATACGCGAGCCAGATGGACTACTACAAACACGGCGGCATGGCCGCCACAGACACTGACGACGGATCGGAGGTGAGTGCCGATGAGTAA
- a CDS encoding branched-chain amino acid ABC transporter permease, translated as MAATQFVVNGLLVGALFAGVAVGFALIWGVVDIINLAHGEMVMLGGYTSYWVLTLVTGNAEGSPLLFLATIPVAIAVLFGIGYALQRTLVSRVIGTDIFLTLLVTFGASIAIQQLAIQAWSANPRSIQVSFADPSMNLAGIVVPKMKLVAFAGALVLTALLYVFLQKTRTGRAIRAVSQNPEAAALVGIDVEHTRAVTFGVSSAIAGGIGAFIAVILNIQPQMGLIYTLKSFVIVVFGGVGSIPGALIGGLLLGSVEELVAGFISSQWTLAVTFTALIVLLVVKPNGLFGQGAEQ; from the coding sequence ATGGCTGCCACCCAATTCGTCGTCAACGGCCTGCTGGTCGGTGCGCTGTTCGCAGGCGTGGCGGTCGGATTCGCGCTCATCTGGGGGGTCGTCGACATCATCAACCTCGCCCATGGCGAAATGGTGATGCTCGGTGGCTACACCTCTTACTGGGTGCTGACGCTGGTCACCGGGAACGCGGAGGGGTCGCCGCTCCTGTTCCTGGCGACCATCCCGGTTGCCATCGCCGTGCTGTTCGGCATCGGGTACGCGCTCCAGCGGACACTGGTTTCACGAGTCATCGGGACTGACATCTTCCTCACGCTGCTGGTGACCTTCGGCGCGAGCATCGCCATCCAGCAGCTGGCGATACAGGCGTGGTCGGCGAACCCACGGTCGATTCAGGTGAGCTTTGCGGACCCGTCGATGAACCTCGCTGGCATTGTCGTCCCGAAGATGAAACTCGTTGCCTTCGCCGGCGCACTCGTCCTCACTGCACTCCTGTACGTGTTCCTCCAGAAGACACGGACCGGACGAGCGATACGGGCTGTCTCACAGAATCCCGAGGCCGCGGCCCTGGTCGGCATCGACGTCGAACACACCCGTGCGGTGACTTTCGGCGTCTCCTCGGCTATCGCCGGCGGTATCGGCGCGTTCATCGCCGTCATCTTGAACATCCAGCCACAGATGGGACTCATCTACACGCTCAAGAGCTTCGTCATCGTCGTCTTCGGCGGTGTCGGAAGTATCCCCGGCGCGCTCATCGGCGGGCTCTTGCTGGGTTCCGTTGAGGAACTGGTCGCAGGGTTCATCTCCTCGCAGTGGACACTCGCCGTGACGTTCACTGCGCTCATCGTGTTGCTCGTCGTCAAACCCAATGGTCTGTTCGGACAGGGGGCTGAACAATGA
- a CDS encoding ABC transporter ATP-binding protein: MSKATSGPALDTDSDRAVLRTDGVTKRFGGLTAVDDVDLEIHSGEIVGLIGPNGAGKSTLFNCITGALTPDEGRVYLQGEDVTDWPEHKIARAGLGRMFQETRIFGDMTVRKNLLLAAQEGGADVSSLMRRPDSSLLARTDELLDYVDLGGLAETRAGRMSFGQQKLLEFAMELMSEPEILLMDEPAGGINPSMLGNLIDYIRNANEEQESTIFLIEHNMDFVMDIADRIYVLAHGERIAEGTPEEIQNDQRVLDAYLGRE; this comes from the coding sequence ATGAGTAAGGCAACGAGCGGCCCGGCACTCGACACGGACAGCGACCGTGCGGTGCTGCGGACGGACGGCGTCACAAAGCGCTTCGGCGGCTTGACCGCCGTTGACGACGTGGACCTCGAAATCCACAGCGGTGAAATCGTCGGCCTCATCGGGCCGAACGGTGCCGGCAAGTCCACGCTGTTCAACTGTATCACCGGGGCGCTGACGCCCGACGAGGGCCGGGTCTACCTTCAGGGCGAGGATGTGACGGACTGGCCCGAACACAAGATCGCACGGGCGGGCTTGGGCCGGATGTTCCAAGAGACCCGTATCTTCGGAGACATGACTGTCCGGAAAAACTTGCTGCTTGCGGCCCAAGAGGGCGGCGCTGACGTGTCCAGTCTCATGCGTCGCCCCGACAGTTCGCTGCTCGCCCGCACAGACGAACTGTTGGACTATGTCGACCTGGGCGGGCTTGCGGAGACCCGCGCCGGCCGAATGAGTTTCGGCCAGCAGAAGCTGCTTGAGTTCGCGATGGAACTGATGTCGGAACCCGAAATTCTGCTGATGGACGAACCCGCCGGCGGCATCAATCCCTCCATGCTGGGGAATCTCATCGACTACATCCGCAACGCCAACGAGGAGCAGGAGTCGACCATCTTCCTCATTGAACACAACATGGACTTCGTCATGGATATCGCCGACCGCATCTACGTTCTGGCCCACGGCGAACGCATCGCCGAGGGAACGCCAGAAGAGATACAGAATGACCAGCGCGTGCTCGACGCGTACCTCGGGAGGGAGTGA
- a CDS encoding ABC transporter ATP-binding protein, whose translation MASTPDATNEPTGDPVLRMENVTAGYGNTTVLHDVSIAVEDEQVACLIGPNGSGKSTLMKSIYGFADVQTGTVSFRSDDITGRSPQQNLANGMSYVLQDASVFPGMSVHENMLMGGYVFNDDDRAAARAEELYEEFPVLADLRSQSAGTLSGGQRRLLELARALMVEPDVMMLDEPSIGLEPRFIDDVFERIEQLNDLGTTMLLVEQNAEKGLSIADRGFVLASGEIKFTGTGTELLNDEEVGRLYLGG comes from the coding sequence ATGGCATCCACACCAGACGCCACGAACGAACCGACCGGGGACCCGGTGCTTCGAATGGAGAACGTCACAGCAGGGTACGGCAACACCACCGTGTTGCACGACGTGAGTATCGCTGTCGAGGACGAACAGGTCGCCTGTCTTATCGGCCCGAACGGCTCCGGGAAGTCCACACTGATGAAGAGCATTTACGGCTTCGCGGATGTCCAGACCGGGACGGTGTCGTTTCGAAGTGATGACATTACTGGCCGGTCGCCCCAGCAGAACCTCGCTAACGGGATGAGTTACGTCCTGCAGGACGCCAGCGTCTTCCCTGGGATGAGTGTTCACGAGAATATGCTGATGGGCGGCTACGTGTTCAACGACGACGACCGCGCCGCCGCCCGCGCCGAGGAACTGTACGAGGAGTTCCCGGTACTGGCCGACCTCCGGAGCCAGTCGGCTGGCACCCTCTCGGGTGGCCAGCGTCGCCTGCTGGAACTGGCCCGCGCGCTGATGGTCGAACCGGACGTGATGATGCTTGACGAGCCGTCGATCGGACTCGAACCGAGGTTTATCGACGACGTGTTCGAGCGCATCGAACAACTCAACGACCTCGGAACCACTATGTTGCTTGTCGAACAGAACGCTGAAAAAGGGCTCTCTATTGCCGACCGCGGCTTCGTGCTCGCAAGCGGCGAAATCAAGTTCACCGGCACGGGGACCGAACTGCTTAACGACGAGGAAGTCGGACGCTTGTATCTAGGAGGGTAA
- a CDS encoding DASS family sodium-coupled anion symporter translates to MTWSGRTQPRRTAAAITVALVSTAAIAAAPTPAGLDIAAQYALATMAFAAILWVTDALPLPVTALLIPVLLTVFGIYTEMEAALSGFADPLIYLFVAGFMLAKALQTHNIDRRIALRLISWMGRSPRLLILAIMVATAFLSMWVSNTATTAMMTPVALGVLAEVVGRDVPDDEASNMRIATLLGTAYAASVGGVGTLIGTPPNVVAVAFLDRLIGVEISFVQWLAIGLPIVVLTLPLTWYVLTFWLYPPEVEDVSGAKTQAKAYLEEEGPLSESGRRAAYIFAATAGLWILGGLGFLFEGILPEPVFVTLFGGTGETVFGLMGHHGVLYLVVVGLLAIPALVLSGADDWENLVDIDWGTIILFGGGISLADALAETEATTWLARTVFDTLVGAPLALVVLAVVIFTVLVTELSSNTATTTILAPILIGLGSVLAGTLGVEPIQAAITLTVTGAIAASFAFALPVATPPNAIVFGSGHLEQRDMIRAGVVLNILMTLVLTGLVLVSFAVFWPHILW, encoded by the coding sequence ATGACCTGGTCGGGTCGAACGCAACCGCGGCGGACGGCAGCGGCGATTACCGTCGCCCTCGTCTCAACGGCCGCGATAGCCGCAGCCCCGACGCCGGCTGGCCTTGACATCGCCGCACAGTACGCACTGGCGACGATGGCCTTTGCGGCGATTCTCTGGGTGACGGACGCCCTGCCGCTCCCGGTGACGGCGTTGCTGATACCGGTGTTGCTGACGGTGTTCGGTATCTACACCGAGATGGAAGCCGCGCTCTCGGGCTTTGCCGACCCGCTCATCTACCTGTTCGTAGCGGGGTTCATGCTCGCGAAGGCGCTCCAGACCCACAACATCGACCGCCGCATCGCCCTGCGCCTCATTAGTTGGATGGGGCGTTCACCGCGACTGCTCATTCTGGCAATCATGGTCGCGACGGCGTTTCTCTCGATGTGGGTGTCGAACACGGCAACGACGGCGATGATGACGCCCGTCGCGCTGGGTGTGCTTGCCGAGGTCGTTGGTCGAGATGTTCCCGATGACGAGGCATCGAACATGCGAATCGCGACCTTGCTCGGAACGGCCTACGCGGCAAGCGTCGGCGGGGTTGGAACCCTCATCGGGACGCCGCCAAACGTCGTCGCCGTGGCGTTTCTCGACAGGCTCATCGGCGTCGAGATATCGTTCGTGCAGTGGCTGGCAATCGGGCTACCCATCGTCGTACTGACCTTGCCGCTGACGTGGTACGTCCTGACGTTCTGGCTGTACCCCCCGGAGGTCGAGGACGTAAGCGGGGCGAAAACACAGGCGAAAGCGTACCTTGAGGAAGAAGGGCCACTATCCGAAAGCGGTCGGCGCGCGGCGTATATCTTTGCGGCCACCGCGGGACTGTGGATTCTCGGTGGACTCGGATTCCTGTTCGAAGGAATCCTTCCCGAACCGGTGTTTGTGACGCTGTTCGGCGGCACAGGCGAAACTGTGTTTGGGCTGATGGGCCATCACGGCGTTCTGTACCTCGTGGTGGTCGGACTGCTCGCGATCCCAGCACTCGTCCTATCGGGGGCTGACGACTGGGAGAATCTGGTCGACATCGACTGGGGGACCATTATCCTGTTCGGTGGCGGCATCTCTCTGGCGGACGCGCTGGCTGAAACTGAGGCGACGACGTGGCTGGCACGGACCGTCTTCGACACACTGGTCGGCGCACCGTTGGCCCTCGTCGTGCTCGCTGTCGTCATCTTCACCGTGCTGGTGACGGAACTGTCCTCGAACACGGCGACGACGACGATACTCGCACCGATCCTCATCGGCCTCGGAAGTGTGCTTGCTGGAACGCTCGGCGTCGAACCGATACAGGCCGCTATCACGCTGACGGTTACCGGGGCTATCGCGGCGAGTTTCGCGTTCGCACTCCCAGTCGCGACTCCGCCGAACGCCATCGTCTTCGGGAGCGGCCACCTAGAGCAACGAGATATGATACGGGCCGGTGTCGTGCTGAACATCCTGATGACGCTCGTGTTGACAGGGCTCGTTCTCGTTTCCTTCGCAGTCTTCTGGCCGCACATACTCTGGTAG